One part of the Desulfobulbaceae bacterium genome encodes these proteins:
- a CDS encoding HD domain-containing protein translates to MQQDDLLHNFINSTYSGHLLSGTHSSFLKKYLSKRIRNFLEFEQFGPPVIPYISAWKEGDPHIWFEYAGRKLLSILGCSSEDCASRLRKSIVDRCVYKSPGLKPTTKEILSGSELTKSNQRLREEVKHSGELEAVYKISTAAGTMLWLKDQAVIEVFKEDNICLSHGVLSFVTKEMQAEEQLKQTQKDLRKHRDHLDKLVKLKSLELRKSQLDIISRLAKATEFRDQSTGQHITKMGHYSAIIGGKIGIKPYLNKLLFHATPMHDVGKIGISDSILLKPGKLNSQEYTMMQKHSKIGAELLSGHKSNLLTVAKHIALTHHEKWDGSGYPHGLSQKNIPLVGRIVALCDVFDALTSKRPYKDAWPFAAAIEEIIRCRGSHFDPRIVDVFLNCLPDIKKIYTKNFPPQLYSS, encoded by the coding sequence ATGCAACAAGATGACCTTTTACACAACTTTATAAACTCTACTTATTCGGGTCATCTCCTATCCGGAACACACTCTTCATTCCTTAAAAAATACCTATCAAAACGCATACGTAATTTTCTAGAGTTTGAACAATTCGGTCCACCTGTCATTCCCTATATTTCAGCCTGGAAGGAAGGTGACCCCCATATCTGGTTTGAGTACGCAGGCCGGAAACTGCTCAGCATCCTGGGCTGTAGCTCTGAGGACTGCGCATCACGTTTACGAAAAAGCATTGTTGACCGTTGTGTCTATAAATCTCCAGGACTTAAGCCAACCACGAAAGAAATTCTCAGCGGCAGCGAACTGACAAAATCGAACCAACGGCTTCGGGAAGAGGTGAAGCATAGCGGTGAACTTGAGGCAGTTTATAAGATCTCTACAGCTGCCGGCACAATGTTATGGCTCAAAGATCAAGCCGTCATTGAAGTGTTCAAGGAGGATAACATCTGCCTTTCTCATGGGGTTCTGAGCTTTGTGACTAAAGAGATGCAGGCCGAAGAACAACTTAAACAGACCCAGAAAGATCTACGCAAACATCGCGACCATCTTGACAAGCTTGTAAAACTCAAATCCTTGGAACTCAGAAAATCACAATTAGACATTATTTCTCGGCTGGCCAAGGCTACTGAATTCCGAGATCAAAGCACCGGACAGCACATCACCAAGATGGGCCATTACAGTGCAATTATCGGTGGAAAGATCGGCATTAAACCCTATCTAAACAAACTTCTTTTTCACGCTACACCAATGCACGATGTCGGTAAAATTGGTATCTCCGACAGCATTCTCCTTAAACCCGGCAAGCTGAACAGCCAAGAATACACCATGATGCAAAAGCATAGCAAAATTGGTGCAGAGCTTCTATCCGGCCATAAATCGAACCTTCTAACTGTTGCAAAACATATCGCCCTCACTCACCACGAAAAATGGGATGGTTCCGGCTACCCACACGGCCTCAGCCAAAAAAACATACCTCTTGTTGGCCGAATCGTAGCACTTTGTGACGTCTTTGACGCACTCACATCCAAACGCCCATACAAGGATGCCTGGCCCTTTGCTGCTGCCATCGAAGAAATTATTCGCTGCCGTGGAAGCCATTTTGACCCTCGTATCGTTGATGTTTTCCTGAACTGCCTGCCGGATATAAAAAAAATATACACTAAAAATTTCCCACCCCAACTCTACTCGTCCTAG
- a CDS encoding SAP domain-containing protein yields the protein MKMTEIQKRAKVMGLNPGKVKKSELIRLIQEQEGNFSCFQTAEDFCDQTECCWRGDCLTTH from the coding sequence ATGAAGATGACAGAGATTCAAAAACGAGCAAAAGTAATGGGACTTAATCCAGGAAAAGTTAAAAAATCAGAATTGATTCGTTTAATTCAGGAACAAGAAGGCAACTTCTCCTGTTTTCAGACGGCTGAAGATTTCTGCGACCAAACAGAGTGCTGCTGGAGGGGAGACTGCCTCACAACCCATTAA
- a CDS encoding sigma-54-dependent Fis family transcriptional regulator: MTGVILLIDDDTSLLRVTEYNLMHAGFKVACASSGKEGLEKFEKLDPALIVTDVKLGDMSGLDILQHIKKVGPDVPVIVITAFGSIEMAVKAMNMGAFNFITKPFDRDTLRRSCEKAIELRSLRAQTKDLSEEINKLTGTQGMETANSAMAELLETALRVANSEATVLITGESGTGKEVLARLIHQNSPRNKQPFVAFNCAAIPPTLIESELFGHVKGAFTGAVKNRKGRFQTAGEGSIFLDEIGELQVEMQAKLLRVIQEREVEPVGADASEPVNARMIAATNIDLPEAISKGSFREDLFYRLSVIPLHIPPLRERKEDIPGLVGHFLQKLGAPATVQFSKKAMAELQHYDWPGNIRELQNSVERCVILRKGDVIDKTGIRPTASPKGEGFSVPEIPEAGISLEEVEKSLIQKALLMSKGNRSEAARLLKIPRHVLIYRLEKFGIE, translated from the coding sequence ATGACAGGCGTAATCCTTCTTATTGACGATGATACAAGTTTGTTGCGGGTTACCGAATACAATCTGATGCACGCCGGGTTTAAAGTAGCGTGTGCCTCTTCAGGAAAAGAAGGGTTGGAGAAATTTGAAAAACTTGATCCTGCACTGATTGTCACCGATGTGAAACTTGGAGACATGAGTGGATTGGATATTCTTCAACATATAAAAAAAGTAGGTCCGGATGTTCCCGTGATCGTGATTACGGCCTTTGGTTCCATTGAAATGGCGGTTAAAGCCATGAATATGGGGGCCTTTAATTTTATCACTAAGCCCTTTGATCGCGACACCTTGCGGCGCTCCTGTGAAAAGGCAATAGAACTCCGTTCGCTGCGTGCTCAAACGAAGGATCTTTCTGAAGAAATAAACAAACTTACCGGTACCCAGGGGATGGAGACGGCGAACTCCGCTATGGCTGAACTTCTGGAAACTGCCTTGCGGGTTGCTAATAGTGAGGCAACCGTTCTGATTACCGGGGAGTCTGGAACAGGCAAGGAAGTTCTTGCCCGTTTGATTCATCAGAATAGTCCGCGCAACAAGCAGCCTTTTGTGGCATTTAACTGTGCGGCCATACCGCCAACACTCATTGAAAGTGAACTTTTCGGCCACGTAAAGGGGGCCTTCACCGGCGCAGTAAAAAACAGAAAGGGCCGTTTCCAGACAGCTGGCGAGGGTTCAATCTTTCTTGACGAGATCGGAGAGCTCCAGGTCGAAATGCAGGCCAAACTGCTCCGGGTCATCCAGGAGCGGGAGGTGGAGCCGGTTGGTGCAGATGCCAGTGAGCCGGTAAATGCCAGGATGATTGCCGCGACAAATATTGATTTGCCAGAGGCAATTTCCAAAGGTTCGTTTCGTGAAGATCTCTTCTATCGTTTAAGTGTAATACCTCTCCATATTCCACCGCTTCGTGAACGTAAAGAGGATATTCCCGGCTTAGTGGGTCATTTTCTTCAAAAGTTGGGTGCGCCGGCAACTGTCCAGTTCAGCAAAAAGGCCATGGCTGAACTACAGCATTATGATTGGCCCGGCAATATCAGAGAGTTGCAGAACTCAGTGGAGCGTTGCGTTATCCTTCGTAAGGGAGATGTCATTGATAAGACAGGAATACGGCCTACAGCTTCCCCAAAGGGTGAGGGGTTTTCCGTGCCAGAGATACCGGAAGCAGGTATCTCTCTGGAAGAAGTTGAAAAAAGTCTCATTCAGAAGGCTCTTTTAATGAGTAAGGGCAATCGTTCCGAAGCGGCCCGTCTTTTGAAAATTCCCCGACACGTTCTTATCTATCGGTTAGAGAAGTTTGGGATAGAGTAA
- a CDS encoding DUF3365 domain-containing protein encodes MKLRSKFILSIGAVILVSFGITFYRTSSFQNELVRGLAERQARMIAQQIVLTRKWVADHNGLFLMKGPGTSPNPFLDDPEVVDTHGNQYVKRNPAMVTRELSLYADKSDFCRFRVTSLKPVNPQNAPDDFEAKSLALFETGVTEVIEITHDKGTRFLRFISPLIVEQACLECHVKHGYKIGDVRGGLSLVIPIEWAYQAITRNNVMLLLVCLGTIFVVGLVIYLLLDQIVVRRLAFLSKSMDSFPELQLEDRVLVGGGDEVSDLSKKFFDLSDRLIASQEQLEQTREQVYQAEKMAAIGRLSAGIAHEINNPLGGMRNCVKSMTQNPSDRQLQSRYLGLLDKGLKRVETTLRQLLNFGRKEPLRLREVDVDELIRECLALMEYRFKDIDLNTNLNLSDSYLVDVEAFRQVIVNICLNALQSMPTGGSLKVSSTLKGEAIEVAVTDTGIGIDQENIREIFDPFYTSKGEGEGTGLGLTVSLALVQKMNGSIIVESKKGQGSCFKILLPIVSGKKA; translated from the coding sequence ATGAAACTCAGATCAAAATTTATCCTCTCTATCGGAGCAGTTATCCTGGTCTCTTTCGGGATTACCTTTTACCGAACCTCTTCATTTCAGAATGAGTTGGTACGAGGCCTAGCTGAACGTCAAGCGCGGATGATTGCACAGCAGATTGTTTTGACTCGGAAATGGGTGGCTGATCATAACGGTTTGTTCCTGATGAAAGGACCTGGCACCAGCCCTAATCCATTTTTAGACGATCCTGAAGTTGTTGATACTCATGGCAATCAGTACGTGAAACGAAATCCGGCGATGGTGACTCGAGAGTTGTCCTTGTATGCAGATAAATCAGATTTTTGTCGTTTCAGGGTAACGAGTTTGAAGCCGGTGAACCCCCAAAATGCTCCGGATGACTTTGAGGCCAAAAGTCTTGCACTGTTCGAAACTGGTGTCACTGAGGTTATTGAGATTACCCATGATAAAGGTACTCGTTTTTTACGCTTTATTAGTCCGCTGATTGTTGAGCAGGCCTGTTTAGAGTGCCACGTCAAGCATGGGTACAAAATTGGCGATGTCCGGGGCGGGCTGAGTCTGGTTATTCCTATTGAATGGGCGTATCAAGCCATAACCAGGAATAATGTTATGCTCCTACTGGTCTGCCTTGGCACTATATTTGTGGTTGGTCTGGTGATCTACCTTCTGCTCGATCAAATTGTGGTGCGCCGGCTGGCTTTTCTTTCAAAATCCATGGATTCGTTTCCAGAACTCCAGCTAGAAGATAGAGTGCTTGTTGGTGGAGGGGATGAGGTTTCTGATCTCAGTAAGAAATTTTTTGATTTGAGCGACCGCCTTATTGCTTCACAGGAGCAGCTCGAACAGACAAGGGAGCAGGTCTACCAGGCTGAAAAAATGGCGGCCATTGGCAGGCTCTCTGCCGGTATTGCCCATGAGATAAATAATCCATTGGGCGGCATGAGAAATTGTGTCAAGTCAATGACCCAAAATCCCAGTGACAGGCAGTTGCAAAGCAGATATCTGGGGCTTCTTGACAAGGGCTTAAAGAGGGTTGAGACAACACTGCGGCAACTATTGAATTTTGGCAGAAAGGAGCCGTTGCGTCTTCGAGAGGTTGATGTTGATGAGCTTATTCGTGAGTGTCTGGCTTTAATGGAATATCGATTTAAAGACATCGACTTAAACACAAATCTTAACCTGAGCGACTCGTATTTAGTCGATGTTGAGGCCTTTAGGCAGGTGATTGTAAATATTTGCTTAAATGCCCTGCAATCGATGCCGACCGGAGGTTCACTCAAGGTTTCATCAACACTCAAGGGCGAGGCAATTGAGGTGGCTGTGACAGACACCGGGATTGGAATTGACCAGGAAAACATTCGTGAGATTTTTGACCCGTTTTATACCTCCAAAGGTGAAGGGGAAGGGACAGGCTTGGGGCTCACAGTATCACTTGCACTTGTTCAAAAAATGAACGGCTCTATCATCGTTGAAAGTAAAAAAGGCCAAGGAAGTTGTTTTAAGATTTTGCTGCCGATTGTTTCAGGCAAGAAGGCCTGA
- a CDS encoding substrate-binding domain-containing protein, with protein MSTTTSTQSSGLLDVLLPAFEQETGIVVKVIAKGTGAAIRDGVDGNVDLIFVHAKQREEKFVQDGYGTKRYAVMHNDFVVVGPPTDPAGIRGMANAVEAFRKIAASGALFVSRGDDSGTHIKEQFLWSKTGFMMEQGSETILQKGKEKKVSFAYPGGLGKWYLSIGQGMGKTLTFADEKKAYALADRGTYLKYTLGSDLPVALEILSEGDSDLVNPYGVIPVNSKTHAHVNYEDAQTFAEWLVSENGQKLIDGYKLLGKQLFLPDSL; from the coding sequence ATGTCAACGACAACAAGTACACAGTCTTCCGGATTATTAGACGTTCTGTTACCGGCCTTTGAACAGGAGACCGGGATTGTCGTTAAGGTTATTGCCAAAGGCACTGGTGCTGCAATTCGTGATGGCGTTGATGGTAATGTTGATCTGATTTTTGTTCATGCGAAGCAACGAGAAGAGAAATTTGTGCAGGACGGTTATGGAACGAAACGGTATGCTGTCATGCACAATGATTTTGTTGTTGTCGGTCCACCAACCGATCCCGCAGGCATTAGGGGGATGGCGAATGCCGTTGAAGCCTTCAGGAAAATAGCCGCCAGTGGCGCGCTGTTTGTGTCGCGGGGGGATGATTCCGGCACACACATCAAAGAGCAGTTTCTGTGGAGTAAAACTGGGTTTATGATGGAACAGGGATCAGAAACCATACTGCAAAAAGGTAAAGAGAAAAAAGTCTCCTTTGCCTACCCAGGTGGTTTGGGGAAATGGTATTTGTCAATAGGGCAGGGCATGGGTAAAACGCTGACATTTGCCGACGAAAAAAAGGCTTATGCCTTGGCTGATCGTGGTACGTATTTAAAATATACACTTGGAAGTGATCTGCCTGTTGCCTTAGAAATTCTCAGTGAGGGAGACAGCGATCTTGTAAATCCGTATGGCGTTATCCCTGTGAATTCCAAAACGCATGCCCATGTGAATTATGAAGATGCGCAAACATTTGCAGAGTGGTTGGTTTCGGAGAATGGGCAGAAGTTGATTGATGGCTATAAATTACTTGGTAAACAACTGTTTCTCCCGGATTCCTTATAG
- a CDS encoding sigma-54-dependent Fis family transcriptional regulator has translation MIRILLAEDDEIMRITLYDRLVADGWTVDDVADGTSALLKIKHTNYHIVISDIRMPGLDGVSLLGHIKKNSPHTDVILMTAFGEVDDAVVCLKKGASDYILKPFDMDDLSIRVNRLVEQQAIRTKCAALEEGVKRFEMIGVSAAMQNIQKLISSVALSNSTILITGESGTGKEVVAAAIHEQSSRHKGPYVKLNCAAIPENLIESELFGHEKGAFTGADSKKTGKFQLANGGTILLDEIGDMPLGLQVKLLRVLQEREIEVVGGRFPIPVDVRILCSTARNLEEEVEKGRFRLDLLYRLKVIPIEIPPLRERKDDIPALCEYFLSEFSSMRGFDLHLSEAALAGLNSYDFPGNIRELKNILERASVLTQQTLITEELFPAGLTGKDDSCLDQETLNLASAIACVEKRCIERALSLANGNKTEAARLLGISRKNLWEKMKAAEQLQAKPSAA, from the coding sequence ATGATTAGAATTCTTTTAGCTGAAGACGATGAAATCATGCGGATTACGCTTTATGACCGCCTGGTTGCTGATGGCTGGACTGTTGATGATGTGGCTGATGGCACCAGCGCCTTGCTGAAAATTAAACATACAAATTATCATATTGTTATTTCAGATATACGAATGCCTGGTCTCGATGGGGTCAGTCTCCTAGGTCATATCAAAAAAAATTCCCCGCATACTGATGTGATTCTGATGACAGCCTTTGGGGAAGTTGATGATGCTGTGGTCTGCTTAAAAAAAGGGGCTTCCGATTATATCCTTAAGCCTTTTGATATGGATGATCTGAGTATCAGGGTTAATAGGCTTGTCGAGCAACAGGCCATCAGGACAAAATGTGCTGCTTTAGAGGAAGGTGTTAAGAGATTTGAAATGATCGGTGTCAGCGCCGCTATGCAGAATATTCAAAAACTCATCAGCAGCGTGGCCTTATCAAACTCAACAATACTGATTACCGGGGAAAGTGGTACAGGAAAGGAAGTGGTCGCCGCTGCCATACATGAACAGAGCTCACGACATAAAGGTCCCTATGTGAAACTGAACTGTGCTGCGATACCTGAGAATTTAATCGAATCAGAGTTGTTTGGTCATGAGAAAGGTGCCTTTACCGGGGCGGACTCGAAAAAGACAGGTAAGTTTCAACTGGCCAACGGTGGTACGATTCTTCTTGATGAGATTGGCGATATGCCGCTTGGCCTCCAGGTGAAGCTTCTAAGAGTGCTTCAGGAGCGCGAGATAGAGGTTGTTGGGGGGCGTTTTCCTATACCTGTTGATGTCCGCATTTTATGCTCTACTGCAAGAAACCTGGAGGAAGAGGTGGAGAAGGGCCGTTTTCGTTTGGACTTACTATACCGTTTAAAGGTTATTCCTATCGAGATACCGCCGCTTCGAGAGCGAAAAGATGATATTCCGGCATTATGTGAATATTTTTTATCTGAGTTCAGCAGTATGCGTGGCTTTGATCTGCACCTGTCTGAGGCAGCATTGGCTGGGTTGAATTCCTACGATTTCCCAGGGAATATACGAGAGCTAAAAAATATACTGGAAAGGGCATCTGTTTTAACGCAGCAAACGCTTATAACTGAAGAGCTGTTCCCGGCTGGGTTAACTGGAAAAGATGATAGCTGCCTTGATCAGGAAACATTGAATCTAGCCTCGGCGATAGCCTGTGTTGAAAAACGCTGTATAGAAAGAGCCCTTTCTCTGGCAAATGGCAATAAAACAGAAGCAGCAAGGCTTCTAGGTATCAGCAGAAAGAACTTATGGGAAAAAATGAAGGCAGCAGAACAGTTGCAAGCTAAGCCTTCAGCCGCCTAG
- a CDS encoding ABC transporter permease → MNLLLDSVVSALQLIISLDKEIFLIVWTSLRVSLLSTVFASLIAVPLGFTISFSKWSGKRLTITLLNTLLALPTVVIGLFVYSFISRRGMFGSLDLLYTQNAIIIGQVILIIPIITAFTLSAISGIDPRYKRTAIALGANHFQAARVVFREARFGVMAAVIAAFGRVISEIGISMMLGGNIKGFTRTMTTSMALEYDKGAFVMAVALGIILMSISFFLNFVFHFLQGKVRS, encoded by the coding sequence ATGAATTTACTCCTTGATAGCGTTGTTTCTGCCCTGCAATTAATTATCTCTTTGGATAAGGAGATATTTTTGATTGTTTGGACTTCGTTGCGGGTAAGTCTGCTCTCGACTGTGTTTGCCAGTTTGATTGCGGTTCCTCTGGGGTTTACTATCTCCTTTAGCAAATGGTCTGGTAAACGGCTGACCATAACACTGTTAAATACACTGTTGGCCTTGCCGACAGTTGTCATTGGTCTTTTTGTCTATAGTTTCATATCCCGCCGAGGGATGTTCGGTTCACTGGACCTGCTCTATACTCAGAACGCTATTATCATTGGGCAGGTCATTCTTATTATTCCAATTATTACAGCATTTACTCTTTCGGCTATCAGCGGCATTGATCCGCGCTACAAGAGGACGGCCATTGCGCTGGGGGCCAATCATTTTCAGGCGGCCAGAGTGGTGTTTCGTGAGGCGCGTTTCGGGGTTATGGCAGCCGTAATTGCAGCATTTGGACGGGTGATTTCAGAAATTGGCATCAGCATGATGCTGGGCGGGAATATCAAGGGATTTACGCGGACAATGACAACATCCATGGCCTTGGAGTACGATAAAGGGGCCTTCGTGATGGCAGTGGCCTTAGGGATAATCCTGATGAGTATCAGTTTTTTTCTAAACTTCGTATTTCACTTCCTGCAAGGCAAAGTGCGTTCATGA
- a CDS encoding ATP-binding cassette domain-containing protein: protein MSLYQLNKLRKEYGGREVLNISDLGIEKGKIYSLLGANGTGKSTLLNLLAFLDTPSSGEIYFDSRRVEFGQKKNEQLRRKVILLDQNPVLFSTTVFKNLEFGLKVRKVDKLERRDRIERALDTVGMQSFIHAPAACLSGGESQRVALARVLVLQPEVLLCDEPTSNVDKVNQAIIVDLLRELNSKQNISIIFSTHDHGIASSLAHRTIELEQGKILLTHT, encoded by the coding sequence ATGAGTTTATACCAATTAAATAAACTCAGAAAAGAGTATGGCGGTCGTGAAGTGTTAAATATCTCTGATCTCGGTATTGAAAAGGGCAAAATATATTCCCTGCTTGGGGCCAATGGCACAGGGAAGTCAACACTGTTAAACTTATTGGCCTTTCTAGATACGCCTTCCAGCGGAGAGATTTATTTTGATTCGCGCCGGGTAGAGTTTGGTCAAAAGAAAAATGAGCAACTCAGGCGTAAGGTAATTCTGCTGGATCAGAACCCCGTTCTTTTTTCGACCACCGTTTTCAAAAATCTTGAGTTTGGTTTGAAAGTTCGCAAGGTAGATAAGCTAGAACGAAGAGACCGCATCGAGAGGGCTCTCGACACAGTCGGTATGCAATCGTTTATTCATGCACCGGCTGCCTGTCTGTCTGGTGGGGAGAGTCAGCGTGTTGCCCTGGCCAGGGTATTGGTTCTACAGCCGGAGGTGCTTTTATGCGATGAGCCCACTTCAAACGTTGATAAAGTCAATCAGGCTATCATCGTGGATCTGCTCAGAGAACTTAACTCCAAACAAAACATATCAATAATTTTCAGCACCCATGATCACGGTATCGCCTCGTCGCTGGCCCACAGGACAATTGAACTGGAGCAAGGGAAAATACTGCTTACTCACACATAG
- a CDS encoding TIGR00266 family protein, protein MSQWYLSYNGKQIGPMDLSQALKQVQQNKNGHAWREGLAQWQPIESISELSDKNNSPNAPPPSSGAFNADDIDYKIFGSEMQFVEVELDPGESAVAEAGAMMYKDSSIQMQTVFGDASSQSGGFMGKLLGAGKRLLTGESLFMTVFTHNGSGKAHVAFGAPYPGNIIPVSLAKAGGCLICQKDSFLCAAKGVSIGIYFQRKIMTGLFGGEGFVMQKLEGDGQIFIHAGGTVIERHLKPGESLHVDTGCIVAMEPSVQFDIEQAGGIKTALFGGEGFFFAKVTGPGKIWLQSLPFSRLAGRMLEAMPQRGGAKDEGSLLGGLGNMIGGR, encoded by the coding sequence ATGTCACAATGGTATCTTTCTTACAACGGTAAACAGATTGGACCAATGGATCTTTCCCAGGCTCTAAAGCAAGTCCAGCAAAACAAAAATGGCCATGCCTGGCGTGAAGGTTTGGCCCAGTGGCAGCCAATTGAATCAATAAGTGAGTTATCTGACAAAAATAATTCCCCCAACGCACCACCGCCCTCTTCGGGTGCTTTCAATGCCGACGATATCGATTACAAAATATTTGGCTCAGAGATGCAGTTTGTTGAAGTTGAGCTTGATCCCGGCGAATCGGCTGTCGCAGAAGCTGGTGCCATGATGTACAAAGACAGCTCGATCCAGATGCAAACCGTTTTCGGTGATGCCTCTAGTCAAAGCGGCGGATTCATGGGCAAGCTCCTGGGGGCAGGGAAACGTTTGCTGACAGGTGAAAGCCTGTTCATGACAGTCTTCACTCATAATGGTTCCGGCAAGGCCCATGTTGCTTTCGGGGCACCGTACCCTGGCAACATCATCCCCGTCTCTCTGGCAAAGGCCGGAGGCTGCCTTATCTGCCAGAAAGACAGTTTTTTATGCGCGGCCAAGGGTGTATCCATCGGCATATATTTCCAGCGCAAAATTATGACCGGTCTTTTTGGTGGTGAAGGCTTCGTTATGCAAAAACTTGAGGGTGATGGGCAGATTTTTATTCATGCCGGGGGGACTGTAATAGAACGGCATCTCAAACCGGGAGAGTCACTTCACGTCGATACCGGCTGTATAGTTGCCATGGAGCCATCAGTACAATTTGACATCGAACAAGCAGGCGGCATCAAAACTGCTCTTTTTGGCGGAGAAGGTTTTTTCTTTGCAAAAGTTACAGGCCCAGGCAAAATATGGCTGCAATCACTCCCCTTTTCTCGTCTTGCCGGACGGATGCTTGAAGCCATGCCTCAAAGAGGCGGGGCTAAGGATGAAGGTTCTCTTCTCGGTGGGTTGGGAAATATGATTGGCGGTCGTTAG
- a CDS encoding sensor histidine kinase — protein MKKFAFLALILVVIGIGVLHFVTPGYLVFYHDTYRRLSYFPIVLGALWFGVRGGLTLALLSSFAFIPHLLLYIGKGPELYLGELMEVVLYIAAGTVTGFIAGREARLRERYKAVAQKLEKSYEKLHEETELLIEAEQQLSASQRLSYLGQLSASLAHEIKNPLSSIRGTAEIFLDEFPEGHPKREFVTILLKETDRLNSTVEEVLNYSKGQRQPDNFVKEPLSRVIDQVLKLLENHLRKKSIIIDVTGREDAEEFLVAGAKISQVFLNIILNAIDAISDSGLISVSLIKQADGGIKAVICDTGSGIPTERLDSVFTPFVTGKEGGTGLGLSISRKIIESYGGSIECRNNDDVGACFTLYLPPQIMPEERV, from the coding sequence ATGAAAAAATTTGCTTTTCTTGCTCTGATACTTGTTGTTATCGGTATTGGGGTATTGCATTTTGTCACCCCCGGCTATCTGGTTTTTTATCACGACACCTATCGACGACTTAGCTATTTTCCCATTGTTCTTGGGGCACTGTGGTTTGGTGTTCGAGGTGGACTTACCTTAGCATTGCTGTCATCCTTCGCCTTTATCCCGCATCTTTTGTTATACATCGGTAAGGGCCCCGAGCTCTACCTTGGCGAACTTATGGAGGTAGTGCTTTATATAGCTGCCGGAACCGTCACTGGATTTATAGCAGGCCGTGAGGCCCGTCTTCGTGAGCGCTATAAAGCGGTGGCTCAGAAACTCGAAAAATCCTACGAGAAGCTTCACGAGGAGACTGAACTTCTGATTGAAGCGGAACAACAGTTATCGGCCAGCCAGCGTCTTTCATACCTTGGGCAGCTTTCTGCCTCTCTGGCACATGAGATAAAAAACCCGCTGAGCTCAATTCGCGGAACCGCAGAAATTTTCCTTGATGAATTCCCGGAAGGACATCCCAAACGTGAATTTGTAACCATCCTGCTCAAAGAGACGGACCGTTTGAACTCGACAGTTGAGGAGGTTTTGAACTACTCGAAGGGGCAGCGTCAACCCGACAATTTCGTAAAAGAACCTTTGAGTCGAGTGATCGATCAAGTTCTCAAACTTCTTGAAAACCATCTACGTAAAAAATCAATTATCATTGATGTGACCGGCCGGGAAGATGCCGAAGAGTTCCTGGTTGCCGGGGCCAAGATTTCGCAGGTTTTTTTAAATATTATCTTGAATGCCATTGATGCTATTTCTGATAGCGGACTGATCAGCGTATCGCTGATCAAACAAGCAGATGGGGGTATTAAGGCCGTTATTTGTGATACTGGGTCGGGGATTCCTACTGAACGACTTGATTCCGTGTTTACGCCTTTTGTTACAGGAAAAGAGGGCGGTACCGGACTTGGCTTGTCCATTTCAAGAAAGATTATAGAAAGTTACGGTGGGTCAATTGAATGCAGAAATAATGATGATGTCGGCGCCTGCTTTACTCTCTACCTTCCTCCTCAAATTATGCCTGAAGAACGGGTATAG